TTTAATGTTTAAAAATTTTAGCATTATAATTTATTTAAAAATTAAAAATTGGAAATTAAAAATTACCGATTATGGCTGTTGCCAGAAAAATTGCCTACAATGTTTTTTTCAACGCTACTGCCAAAATATTAGCTACTGTTTTAGCATTAGTATCAATTGGTTTTATCACCCGCTACCTTGGCAGAGACGGCTTCGGAGATTACGCAACTGTGCTTGCGTTTTTTTCTTTTTTCGGATCTTTGGCTGATCTTGGCCTTTATTCCGTCGCTACTAGGGAAATTTCAAGAGTTGGCTCCGATGAAAAGAAGATAATGGGAAATGTTTTTTCCTTAAGACTCACTTCTGCAATTATCGTTTTTCTTTTTTCTCCGTTAGTTTTTCTTCTGCCGTATTCGCATGATTTAAAATTGGGAATAATTATCGCAGCTGCGTCTTTTGTTTTTTCTTCCGCCTATTCAGTTCTTAATGGAATATTCCAAAAATACCTGGCGATGGATAAAGTTGCCATCACGGAACTCATCGGCAAGGTCATCCAAATGGGAATTATAATATTTGCCGTAAAAATGGACTTGGGGTTCTCAATGATAATTTTTTCTCTTCTTGTCTACATGATTTTTAATTTTTTTGTGATCCTTCTTCTCAGCCGACGGTATGTCAAATTCAAATTCGAAGTCGATTTTGGCTACTGGAGAAAATTCATCAAAGAATCGCTTCCTATGGGAATCGCTGTTGTCATAACCTTCCTTTACTTCAAAACTGACACAATTATGCTTTCAATGATGCGATCCAGTTCCGATGTGGGAATTTATAACGCCGCCTACAAAGTTATTGAAAACATCACCTTCTTTCCGGCAATGATCATTGGGCTCATTCTTCCATTAACTGCGCGTTATATTTTTACTGACAAAAAAAAATTCCACAATATTTCCGATAAAACATTCAAGTTTTTCGTAATACTAATAATCCCCATAATTGTCGGGACATTGTTTTTGTCGGATGGAATCATTAAGCTGATTGGCGGAGGAGGATTTGCCGAGTCGGCCAATGTTCTTCGAATAATAATATTCTCTCTGGCGTTTATATTCTTCGGAAGCTTCTTTAACAACATCCTTTTAGCTGGGAATCTTCAAAAAAAATTAATGATCGCTTTGGGATTTTGCGCCATTTTCAATATCTCAATTAATTTCTATCTGATTCCGCGTTACTCATACCTCGGAGCTTCATATACTTCCGTCTTCACAGAAATGCTAGTGGCAATTTTTGGATTTTATCTTTCTAAAAAATATCTCCGATATACTCCGCGAATAAACAATATCGGCAGCATGTTCGCTTCCGGCATAGCTATGTCTCTATTTCTTTTTATTTTTCAAGGATTTAATTTTTTTATGATAGCTTTGGGAAGTACTGCTGTTTATCTTATTTTTCTCTACATAACCAAAGCTATCTCACAGGACGAAATCAAAAGCCTTTTCAATCGGGAAAAAATTCAAATTGAAGAAATTTTTCCAGAAGAACCCATCGGGTAACCCCGCAAATCACAAATCAGATACAAATATACGAATTTAAAAAATTGTCAATTCAATTATTTGCATATTCGTACTAAATTCGTAATTCGTGGGATATTAAAATGAAAAAAGCTCACAAAATATTCGTAATAATATTAAACTATAACGGAAAAGACGCGATTAAGCATTGCCTTGATTCCGTTTTTTGTTCTGACTATCCTAATCTTGAAGCAGTAGTTGTTGATAACGATTCCAAGGACGGCTCTTTCGAGCTTGCCAAAAATCTTTATCCCAAATTCCACTTTATTAAAAATGCCACAAATTCCGGATTTTCAGCCGGAAATAATGTTGGCATTCGCTTTGCTCTGGAAAAGATGGCAGATTATATTTTTCTTCTCAATAATGATGCCTTCTTAGAAAAAGACACTTTATCGAAATTAGTTGAATCGGCGGAAAATTCGAAAGCCGGTATTTTTAGTCCGATTATATACAATGAAAGTGGAAATATTTGGTTTTCTGGAGGAAAAATAATTTGGTCGAAAATGAGAGCTATCCACATCAACGAAAGACCGAATAAAAAAGACGCTTTTTCAACACAATATGTCACCGGGTGCGCTATGCTGGTCAAGAAAGAAGTATTTAAAAAGATAGGCCTTCTTTCTGAAGATTATTTTTTGTATTATGAAGACGCTGACTTTTGCCTAAGAGCAAAAAAGGAAGGTTTTGATTCAATGGTTGTTCCAACCGCAAAAGTAATCCACTGTGAAAAAAGCGAATTGGATTTATCCAATAAAATTTATTGGCTGGTTCTTTCCGGATTAATTTTTTTCAAAAAAAATACTCCTCCGGCTTTCAGAATGTTGACTCATCCATATCTTTACCTTAGAAAAATAAAAAATATGGCGGATAATCTGAATAACAGAAACCGCTATGCACCCACTGTTAAAAAAGCCTACTTAGACTTCAAAAAATGGAAAGAAAACCCCAAATATCCTTTATAATCGTAAATTATAACAGCAAGGATTATCTCGAGAAATGCCTGGCTTCTGTTTTTAATAATACTCAAAATATTTCCAAGGAAATTATCGTCGTAAATAGTTGCGATGATATCCTAACTCATTCGGAAGATATCAAAATAATAACTGCCTTGGAAAATAAAGGCTTCGGATATGCCTGCAATGTCGGCGCCAAAGCAGCACAAGGAGAAACCTTGTGTTTTTTAAATCCTGATACGGAAATAGTTTCTGATTATTTTGAAAAAATAATTTCCGAATTTGAAAAAGATTCTGCTATTGGAATAATCGGACCGAAACTTGTTGATGAAAATAATAATAATATTCAAGAATGGTGCGCCGGGAAAGAAGTTAATTTATCGGATATACTATTAAACAATATCGGACTAAAAAGAAGCAAAAAAATATGGGAAAGCAATGAGTCGGTAGAATGCGCTTGGGTAAGCGGAGCTTGCCTGTTTATCAAAAAAGAATTATTTGAAAAGCTAAAAGGATTTGACGAAAACTTCTTCCTATATTTTGAAGACATCGACCTTTGCCAGCGCGCTAGAAATTTAGGTTATAAAATAATATATAATCCGAAATTTACCGTTAAACATTTTGGAGGAAAAAGCTTTGAAGACAAAAAAAAACAGAAAAAACTATATTATGAATCGCAAGATTATTATTTCGAAAAGCACTTTGGAAAAATAGCAACAAACCTGTTAAAATTAATCAGATCCACTGTTATAACAAGATAAAGCTATCTTTCATTTCTCATCTATTGGGTATTTGGAATTTTATTAGGTTAATTAGAAATTAGGTCAATTAGACATTTTATAAATATGCTTTATAAATTACTTCTACTCTTCTGTCTCTATCTTCCCTTCCAACTAGCTCTCAATGCCTCCGAGGGCGTTGATTTGGCATCAGGACGGGTTTTTGTGTTGCTTCTGGGTATTCTTTGGCTTTTGAAAAGTTTGGCTCAAAAAAAGTTTTTTATTCCTAACAAAATCCAGACTTTGCTGCTTTTTTCTTTTCTTTTTTTAAGCGCTTTTTCGCTGGTTTTCGCCCAAAATACTGATTGGGCTTATCGCAAATTGCTATTTTTGCTCTCATTTATTCCGATCTACTTCGTTGTGGCATCTATATGTCATTCCGAGCGAAGCGAAGCGGAGTCGAGGAATCTAATTAGATCTCTCGATTCGCTACCGCTCACTCGAGATGGCAGAGACGTGAAAATTATCAAATTCTTGGTTTACGGAGCTGGCCTGGTTTCATTGGTCGGATTATTCCAATTTGCTTTGCAATTTTTCATCGGGATAAACGGAACTTTCTCGCTTTGGCAAAAAGTTATCACTCCGTTTTTGGGAAACAGCTTTTCTCAATCCGTTTTTCAAAATCCCAGCTGGTTGGTTGAAATCTCAGGGAATACTTACATGCGAGCTATCGCTTTTTTCCCGGATCCGCATATGTTTTCTTTTTATCTGGGAATGCTTTTGCCATTTGCCATCGCTTTGTTTTGGAAAAATAAAAGTAACCTATATTTGATAATATCTGCGCTAATTTTAATAACTGATATTTTTACTTTTTCCCGCGGAGGATATTTAGGACTTCTAGCGGGATTAATTTTCACGCTTTTTATTTTCAAAAAAGAACTAGTCAGAAGATTTTCTCTTAAAAAATTTGTTATTACCAATATTTTTATTTTAATTATTGCAGCGATAATAATGTTTCCAAATCCCATAAGCCAAAGATTGGCTTCCAGTTTTGATGTAAGCGAAGGATCAAATTCCGGAAGACTTGAGACGTGGAAACAATCACTGGAAGTAATCAAAAATAATCCTCTGGGAGTCGGGATTGGCAATTATGCCTTGAAAATAAAGCCTAGCGCCAATTATCGGGAACCGATTTATT
This Parcubacteria group bacterium DNA region includes the following protein-coding sequences:
- a CDS encoding glycosyltransferase family 2 protein, with the protein product MERKPQISFIIVNYNSKDYLEKCLASVFNNTQNISKEIIVVNSCDDILTHSEDIKIITALENKGFGYACNVGAKAAQGETLCFLNPDTEIVSDYFEKIISEFEKDSAIGIIGPKLVDENNNNIQEWCAGKEVNLSDILLNNIGLKRSKKIWESNESVECAWVSGACLFIKKELFEKLKGFDENFFLYFEDIDLCQRARNLGYKIIYNPKFTVKHFGGKSFEDKKKQKKLYYESQDYYFEKHFGKIATNLLKLIRSTVITR
- a CDS encoding O-antigen ligase family protein, producing the protein MLYKLLLLFCLYLPFQLALNASEGVDLASGRVFVLLLGILWLLKSLAQKKFFIPNKIQTLLLFSFLFLSAFSLVFAQNTDWAYRKLLFLLSFIPIYFVVASICHSERSEAESRNLIRSLDSLPLTRDGRDVKIIKFLVYGAGLVSLVGLFQFALQFFIGINGTFSLWQKVITPFLGNSFSQSVFQNPSWLVEISGNTYMRAIAFFPDPHMFSFYLGMLLPFAIALFWKNKSNLYLIISALILITDIFTFSRGGYLGLLAGLIFTLFIFKKELVRRFSLKKFVITNIFILIIAAIIMFPNPISQRLASSFDVSEGSNSGRLETWKQSLEVIKNNPLGVGIGNYALKIKPSANYREPIYSHNLYLDIAAETGILNALIFIWLIIVSILSFIRLGKNNKFYLAGAISLIIFSVHSIFETPLYSIHVLPLLLAIIALSIIKIKNE
- a CDS encoding flippase; its protein translation is MAVARKIAYNVFFNATAKILATVLALVSIGFITRYLGRDGFGDYATVLAFFSFFGSLADLGLYSVATREISRVGSDEKKIMGNVFSLRLTSAIIVFLFSPLVFLLPYSHDLKLGIIIAAASFVFSSAYSVLNGIFQKYLAMDKVAITELIGKVIQMGIIIFAVKMDLGFSMIIFSLLVYMIFNFFVILLLSRRYVKFKFEVDFGYWRKFIKESLPMGIAVVITFLYFKTDTIMLSMMRSSSDVGIYNAAYKVIENITFFPAMIIGLILPLTARYIFTDKKKFHNISDKTFKFFVILIIPIIVGTLFLSDGIIKLIGGGGFAESANVLRIIIFSLAFIFFGSFFNNILLAGNLQKKLMIALGFCAIFNISINFYLIPRYSYLGASYTSVFTEMLVAIFGFYLSKKYLRYTPRINNIGSMFASGIAMSLFLFIFQGFNFFMIALGSTAVYLIFLYITKAISQDEIKSLFNREKIQIEEIFPEEPIG
- a CDS encoding glycosyltransferase family 2 protein, which translates into the protein MKKAHKIFVIILNYNGKDAIKHCLDSVFCSDYPNLEAVVVDNDSKDGSFELAKNLYPKFHFIKNATNSGFSAGNNVGIRFALEKMADYIFLLNNDAFLEKDTLSKLVESAENSKAGIFSPIIYNESGNIWFSGGKIIWSKMRAIHINERPNKKDAFSTQYVTGCAMLVKKEVFKKIGLLSEDYFLYYEDADFCLRAKKEGFDSMVVPTAKVIHCEKSELDLSNKIYWLVLSGLIFFKKNTPPAFRMLTHPYLYLRKIKNMADNLNNRNRYAPTVKKAYLDFKKWKENPKYPL